In Candidatus Methylacidiphilales bacterium, the following are encoded in one genomic region:
- a CDS encoding LptF/LptG family permease — MRILDRYILSQILLTTLAATGVLTFLVVVPNAFRRVFEHLVNSDIPLLTILQMVLLLVPQALTLTIPWGFLMAILMVMGRMSHDLELQAVRSSGLGLVPLVSPVILLSLGLSLLCLYNNAMLAPRCITAFKLMLVDMGRKNPTMLLRAQEPITAFPGFRIYVDKKYGQTVEGVAIWILDDEGLPKSSVRAERGTISADLNAMVLTLTLFNARQENRGEDPTQLDKIQTGMRAGQFPITVSLKKFLDTSNVTAKISNLTFGQLTNRIFEPGGDKVEQMVPLLTEFQKRLSLSVSCFTFALMAIPLAVYTQRRETSISFALSLGLIIVYYLILNGADALRHKASAYPDVVIWLPNVIFQLTGFCLLWKANRHPM, encoded by the coding sequence GTGCGCATCCTGGACCGGTACATTCTCTCACAGATCCTGCTGACCACGCTGGCGGCGACGGGAGTGCTGACTTTTCTGGTGGTGGTGCCCAACGCCTTCCGGCGGGTGTTTGAGCACTTGGTCAACAGTGACATCCCGCTCCTGACCATCCTGCAGATGGTTTTGCTTCTGGTGCCGCAGGCCTTGACCCTGACCATTCCCTGGGGTTTTTTGATGGCCATCCTGATGGTGATGGGCCGGATGTCGCACGATCTGGAATTGCAGGCGGTGCGATCCTCGGGGTTGGGGCTGGTGCCGCTGGTTTCGCCCGTCATCCTGCTCAGCCTGGGGTTGAGCCTGCTCTGTCTTTACAACAACGCCATGCTGGCCCCGCGCTGCATCACCGCCTTCAAGTTGATGTTGGTCGACATGGGACGCAAGAATCCGACGATGTTGCTGCGGGCGCAGGAACCGATCACGGCGTTCCCGGGATTCCGCATCTACGTTGACAAAAAGTACGGGCAAACGGTGGAGGGAGTGGCCATCTGGATACTGGACGATGAGGGTCTGCCCAAGAGCAGCGTCCGGGCCGAGCGCGGCACCATCTCGGCCGATCTGAATGCCATGGTTCTGACCCTGACCCTGTTCAATGCCCGCCAGGAAAACCGAGGCGAGGACCCCACCCAACTGGACAAGATCCAGACCGGTATGCGGGCGGGGCAATTCCCCATCACGGTTTCTTTGAAGAAGTTCCTCGATACCAGCAATGTCACCGCCAAAATATCCAATCTGACCTTCGGGCAGTTGACCAACCGGATCTTCGAACCCGGCGGTGACAAGGTCGAGCAGATGGTGCCGCTGCTGACCGAATTCCAGAAACGGCTTTCGCTTTCGGTATCCTGTTTCACCTTCGCCCTCATGGCCATCCCCCTCGCGGTTTATACCCAGCGTCGGGAAACCTCGATCAGCTTCGCCCTCAGCCTCGGCTTGATCATTGTCTATTACCTCATCCTCAATGGGGCCGACGCCCTGCGTCACAAGGCCTCGGCCTATCCGGACGTGGTCATCTGGCTGCCCAAT
- a CDS encoding GatB/YqeY domain-containing protein yields MPALFLQIDEMIKDAMRAKDADKLGTLRLLKSAVKYAAIEKHGADGQPSDDEVIAVIRKEAKKRQDSIDSFTAAGRADAAAKEKSEKDFLETLLPAALGEAELEALVKAAISETGATTKAQMGLVMKAASAKAAGRADGKTLSGIVQRLLA; encoded by the coding sequence ATGCCCGCCCTATTCCTGCAAATCGACGAAATGATCAAAGATGCCATGCGCGCCAAGGACGCCGACAAGCTCGGGACCTTGCGACTGCTCAAGTCAGCCGTCAAATATGCCGCCATCGAAAAACACGGAGCCGACGGCCAACCCAGCGACGACGAAGTGATCGCCGTCATCCGCAAAGAAGCCAAGAAGCGGCAGGACTCCATCGACAGCTTCACCGCTGCGGGCCGGGCCGACGCGGCGGCGAAGGAGAAGTCGGAAAAGGATTTTTTGGAAACGTTGCTGCCGGCCGCCTTGGGTGAGGCCGAACTCGAAGCCCTGGTCAAAGCCGCCATCTCGGAAACCGGTGCCACCACCAAGGCGCAAATGGGCCTGGTCATGAAAGCCGCGTCCGCCAAGGCCGCCGGCCGGGCCGACGGAAAAACGCTGAGCGGAATCGTCCAGCGCCTGCTAGCCTGA
- a CDS encoding RNA polymerase sigma factor: protein MSVEHTATRSEEDPWIDAAIRGSEEGWRELHRLHYKGLWSAVNQVLRDDALSDDVVQEAFVKAYQQIRKFRRDAKFSTWIYRIALNQAYDTLRKTQRRSKWLGLFPLQTGEEGETLEHEAIDEHDAAKEAALGDDRAALARALDSLGPDHRAVVELRLIQGFSTEETARILRCKKGTVLSRLFYSCQKLKKILEETYKER from the coding sequence ATGAGCGTCGAACACACCGCCACCCGATCCGAAGAGGACCCCTGGATCGATGCCGCGATCCGCGGTTCCGAGGAAGGATGGCGCGAACTCCACCGGCTGCACTACAAGGGCCTGTGGAGCGCGGTCAACCAGGTCCTGCGGGATGACGCCCTGTCCGACGACGTCGTGCAGGAGGCTTTCGTCAAGGCCTACCAGCAAATCCGCAAGTTCCGACGCGACGCCAAGTTCAGCACGTGGATCTACCGCATCGCGCTGAACCAAGCCTACGACACGCTGCGGAAAACCCAGCGCCGCAGCAAATGGCTCGGCCTCTTCCCGCTCCAGACGGGGGAAGAAGGCGAAACCCTCGAACATGAGGCCATCGACGAGCACGATGCCGCCAAGGAAGCGGCCCTGGGCGATGACCGGGCCGCCTTGGCCCGTGCTTTGGACAGTTTGGGACCCGACCACCGGGCCGTGGTCGAGCTCAGATTAATTCAGGGGTTTTCGACCGAGGAAACCGCGCGTATACTGAGATGCAAGAAAGGAACCGTGCTCTCGCGTTTGTTTTACAGCTGCCAGAAATTGAAGAAGATCCTCGAAGAAACCTACAAGGAACGATAA